A single window of Selenomonas sputigena DNA harbors:
- a CDS encoding NusG domain II-containing protein: protein MNGEKKARLFALFAVLLLGAAGAWLFAAASRGEDASESGAVEVVQDGAVIYRFTQEELQEERHIRVPYGEHENVIATGGGTIRIESADCPDQICVHTGELKGDGAPIICLPHRLEIRWAKSGSAGKAAGEADVPDAVAR from the coding sequence ATGAACGGGGAAAAGAAGGCGCGGCTCTTCGCTCTTTTCGCCGTGCTCCTGCTCGGTGCGGCGGGCGCGTGGCTCTTCGCAGCCGCTTCTCGCGGCGAAGACGCATCGGAGTCGGGCGCGGTCGAGGTCGTGCAGGACGGCGCGGTGATCTATCGCTTCACGCAGGAGGAACTGCAGGAGGAGCGCCATATTCGCGTGCCCTATGGCGAGCACGAGAACGTCATCGCGACGGGCGGCGGCACGATCCGCATCGAGAGCGCTGACTGTCCCGATCAGATCTGCGTGCATACAGGCGAATTGAAGGGGGACGGCGCACCGATCATCTGTCTGCCGCATCGCTTGGAGATTCGCTGGGCGAAATCGGGCAGCGCGGGCAAGGCAGCGGGCGAGGCCGATGTGCCCGACGCGGTGGCGAGGTGA
- a CDS encoding cupin domain-containing protein — MKGQAGRVLRPAEEMAPVSGCTVSEAISAAGGNNVVWFSLAEATDISAESYERRRLWYVASGAMEAVEESGNTPLAAGDFFVVPVGTPVGVKTERGAVYLEISLQEGKTMNKAIEDKKVFQLAELLPCQEGKIVNMDLVQSPNLKFVLMSFGAGTGLDEHAAPGEALVFALEGEAVIGYEGKEYTVHAGENFKFAKNGRHYVRAVKNFKMALMLELA; from the coding sequence ATGAAAGGTCAGGCAGGCAGGGTGCTTCGCCCCGCCGAGGAAATGGCGCCCGTCTCGGGCTGCACGGTGTCGGAAGCTATCAGCGCGGCAGGCGGCAACAACGTCGTCTGGTTCTCGCTCGCAGAGGCGACGGACATCAGCGCGGAGAGCTACGAGCGTCGCCGCCTCTGGTACGTCGCTTCGGGCGCGATGGAAGCGGTCGAGGAAAGCGGGAATACGCCGCTCGCCGCAGGAGATTTCTTCGTCGTGCCCGTCGGTACGCCCGTGGGCGTCAAGACTGAGCGCGGTGCCGTATATCTTGAGATCAGTTTGCAGGAGGGAAAGACCATGAACAAGGCAATCGAGGACAAGAAGGTATTTCAGCTGGCAGAGCTTCTGCCGTGCCAGGAGGGCAAGATCGTCAACATGGATCTCGTGCAGAGCCCGAACCTCAAGTTCGTGCTCATGAGCTTCGGCGCGGGCACGGGGCTCGACGAGCACGCGGCACCGGGCGAGGCTCTCGTCTTCGCGCTCGAAGGCGAGGCCGTCATCGGCTACGAGGGCAAGGAGTACACGGTTCACGCGGGCGAGAACTTCAAGTTCGCGAAGAACGGCAGACATTATGTGCGTGCCGTGAAGAATTTCAAGATGGCGCTGATGCTGGAGCTTGCTTAA
- a CDS encoding Gx transporter family protein produces the protein MRGARRERGVRQGASEARARICAEGAQEAGLAQQGAARLTLLSICLALSLMLFFVELRLPLVAAVPGFKLGLANIVTVAALRLFRAREALLLLVLRIVLGSVFAGSLPALSFSLAGGLLALSVGVLLLRATPRVPLALLGVAGALSHNVGQLLAAAFWLGTLDVFYYAPMLFVLAVFTGSATGFLAQEILRRLPLRNKKISQKL, from the coding sequence GTGAGGGGCGCGCGGCGAGAGCGCGGCGTTCGGCAGGGTGCGTCCGAGGCGCGGGCGCGTATATGCGCAGAGGGAGCGCAGGAAGCGGGTCTGGCGCAGCAGGGGGCGGCGCGGCTGACGCTTCTTTCCATCTGCCTCGCACTCTCGTTGATGCTCTTCTTCGTCGAGCTTCGCCTGCCGCTCGTCGCAGCGGTGCCGGGCTTCAAGCTCGGTCTCGCGAACATCGTGACCGTCGCCGCGCTCCGTCTCTTTCGCGCGAGGGAAGCGCTCTTGCTGCTTGTCCTGCGCATCGTGCTCGGATCGGTCTTCGCGGGCAGCCTGCCCGCGCTGTCGTTCAGCCTTGCGGGCGGCCTTCTGGCGCTTTCGGTCGGCGTCCTCTTGCTGCGTGCGACCCCGCGCGTGCCGCTCGCGCTGCTCGGCGTCGCGGGCGCACTCTCGCACAATGTGGGTCAGCTTCTTGCCGCCGCTTTCTGGCTCGGCACGCTCGACGTCTTTTACTATGCGCCCATGCTCTTTGTTCTGGCCGTTTTCACGGGATCTGCCACGGGTTTCCTCGCGCAAGAGATCTTGCGGCGGCTGCCTTTGAGAAATAAGAAAATTTCTCAAAAGCTGTAA